A region of the Aethina tumida isolate Nest 87 chromosome 3, icAetTumi1.1, whole genome shotgun sequence genome:
ATGCTTGCAATGGTTGCGTAGGCATGGGTCAGGAGGACTTGCTGGTTCACCGATCATCATGCCGTCCATTTCGTCTTCCTGTTGTTCATCTTCATCTTTATCCTGTTCTACAATGCCACATCCTGGTTGTACCTTCTGTTGTGTTTGCGCATTTCCAAAGTCCACCTGTTTGTGGTTGATCCACACTTCTTTCATGcatcctaaaaataaaacattgtattttttaattcgagAATGAAGATGAAAATCTACCATGAAAGCTTGTAAGATTTCTGAGGTGCCATTGAGAGAAGGCTTGTTGACCAGGTTCTGGAGGTATTCCTCCTAAATACATGGGTGTATTCAATCGCAGGAAATCTTTGCTTCCATCGTTGATGATAGATCTAGCCAATCCTCTGTCTACTCTCAAAGTGAAGTTCTTCTTAATCGCAATGAGTTCGGCTATATGATATTGTCCATCAGCTACCATTTCAAAActaacagaaaattattaagttaataacaGAACTgtaaatatactataaattataaatgtacctGTACATGGTGGACACTGGATAATTTCCAACATCATAACTAACTCTGATTCTACCGTTGAAAAGCTCAACTGCTAAATGCTCCTGGTGACCATCATACATAAGAACCCCATTTTCTTGGGTCGTAGCAAAAACTATGGTGACATTAGCTTCAGGTTTCGTCCTTAACGGTTCCAATTCCACATACGAGGTGTTATGAATAAAGCTGACACTCGTTAAATATTCGCATCTCTTTCCAGAATAACCAGGAGCACATTTGCACAGATAATCATTAGAGCCAGAAGGTTGGAAACACACACCGTGGACGCAATCGTGGTGCTGACAGGGCGAAGTTTGGGGGTACATCATGGCCACTGAAGGTgttatttcacaaaatttacCGGTGAAATCACCGGCGCATTGGCATTTGTAATCGTTTACTCCATCCACGCACGTAGCGCCATTCTGGCACATGTTGTTTTCACAGTcgtcaatatttattgaacaattcTCGCCCTTAAAGCCTTGAAGGCATTCACAAGTGTAATAAGTATCGTGATCCACACATGTAGCGTCGTTTTTGCATGGATTATACTGTTCTGTACAAAAGGGAATTTTTGTTTCGCAAAATTGCCCCATGTATCCCGCCGGACATTTGCACTGATATGAATCAATTAAGTCAACGCAAGTTGCGTTGTTCTGACACTTGTTGTTTTCACAATCATCGATATTTGTTTCGCATCTTAAACCGGTGAATCCTGCTTGACATTCACAACTAAATCTGCCTTCTTCCAATACTTTGCAAGCACCTTGGTTTCTACATGGGTTGCCGTAACAAGCGTCGATCATAAATTCGCAATTTTTACCGTGATAACCTGGCGCACATTTACACATGTAATCTCTTTCTGCCAGAGATACACACTGTCCTCCATTTTTGCAAGGGACTTTGTAGCAAGCATCACATTTCGCAAGTATTTCGTTGCTTActttttctacaaaatatataaaattaataaaaattttgtttatgctTAGATATAATACCTTTGCATTGGAAGGCGTTTGATGGGGTAGACAAAATAGACTTATCCTTCATACTTGCGGGTTCTGCACAATGAGCAATACCGGGTTCTACATAATCTATTTTGACCCAATCAGATAACCATCTCAGTGAGCAATCGCAGTACAAAGGATTAGCACCCAATGCACtggaagaaattaaatatatattaaattgtacgtAAGTGCGCAATCGTAGTAAATTTACTTACATGTgacttattgattttaaactaGCAAAAGTACCCTCTGGTATCATAGAAATTTGGTTTCCATGTAGagatctaaaatttaatgaattaaaaaattattataaatgtactGAATAATTATTGCTTACAATATTCTTAAAGCATTTAATCCTGACAGAGATTCAACCTGAATACACTGCAATCTGTTGTAACTAATGATAAGAGTACTCAATTTTGTCAATGTTGAGAAGGTACTATTCGACAGCATTCCAATGTGATTATTACTCAAATCCCTAAaatcaacaataacaatttcatgaaaataataaataaacatgacTTACAATCTTGTTAATGACTTAAGATGACTTATTCTATCGGCTTGGATACGGTCGATGTCGTTAAAGTCCAAATACAACTCAGATGTTTCTGGTGGTATTCCTCTAGGAATTTCAGTCAAGTTTGCTCTGGAGCATCTTACTACTGTTCCGGTACATGAGCACATGGGTGGACAATAGTTTTCTCCAAGACATCCTTGATCATTATCATCTAAAATGATTcagattaattttgtttctataAGGAAATTCGTATACTAACTAagacatttgaattcattTTTGGGCAATTCTCGAATGAGCACATCTTTTACTCTAGCTGGTCCAAAGCATTTTGGCGAGGATCCACTTAAGCCCTTATTCTTTAACCAATCAGAGAACCAAGCCAGGTGACAGTTACACATAAAAGAATTATGAATGAGATTCCTGTAAAAGACTTGTTAGAACttgttaacaaaatatttttcaatgttcTTACAATGTTTGTAAGGAAGTGAGGTGATCAAACGAACCAGGCATGACACAAGTTATAGCATTGTTGTTAAGTGACAAGGATTTTAAATTGTGGAGCCCAaggaacattttattatggaTTTCATAAAGTTTATTCTCAGATAAGAGcctaaaagaaacaaattaacgaatgttaaaaaattattctataatacGTACAGTTCTACAATTTGTGTAGCGCCTTCAAACGAGTTTTCTTCAATTCCAGTAATTTGATTTCTTCTCATATCGAGTTTTATCAAATTGGGTAATCTACCAAATAAACCATCTGATTTGATTCGACCCAATTCGTTGTCATGCAATAATCTGAAAAACAACATTGTATTTTTGTCACCAAATAGTTCGTAACACTTACAATTCAGTCGTGTACAAAGGAATATCCCTTGGAATTTCTTTCAAGCCTCTTCCTGAGCAATCCACAATAGTACCATCACAAGAACACCCAGATGGACAGGCATTATCAATTAGACAATCTCCTGCATACCTAGTTCTGAATTCTTCTTGacctttaaacaattattatcaattgattaagttattataatcCTTACTATTTTTTCAcccaaataatattactagtGAGTGAGTATGAGAATGAGATGCAATGGATAAACAtacaaatgaatgaatttttgtaataaaatgataaatgaatGTTAAATGAACACCATTACCACTGATGATATATCAAGTGGAAGGTGCTTACCCTTACATTTGAATTTCTCATCTTTCAATGCCTCTAACCGTCTCTTTTGCATACGTTTTGGAGTGTCGCATCTTGCTCCGGAGGTTTCGATGGGATTTTTATGAAGGTATTCGGCCAACCATTTCAGATTGCAGTCGCATATAAACGGATTTCTAGCTAAAtggctaaaaataattttatttatgttttattttattctaaacgTCTATAAACTACTTACAGTGTTTGGATGCTTTGGAGGGAATCGAAACTACCATTTGCCAATGATTGGATGTTGTTATCGTATAGCGACAATAAGCTTAAATTGTTAAGGTTTTTGAAGGTGTCCTTTCGAATGCAGGAAATTTCGTTAGCGTTTAGCAGTAGGAGTTGAAGGGCTGTTAGATCATGAAAAACTCCAGCTGGCAAGTCCTTTATTTTGTTACCGTATAAAaccctaataaataattaaatttaattattttatattatatattttattatctacgTACAATGACGTGAGAGCTTTTAATCCGATGAACGCATCTGATGAAATTTTCGATATTTTGTTGTTACTCAAGTCACTGAAACACATATTACACGTAAATTTTGtaccttaataatatttaagttaaattcttACATTCTCCGCAGCCTTTTGTTATTAGCGAATGCTTTAGGTggaatttccaaaatttcattttgttccaGTCGtctagataataataaaaatttaaacaagaatAAAAGACAGTCAAGTATATTAAACTATATGTATAATAAGTTAAGAAAAGAACACTTACAATTCAACAGTACCGTCAGGTAAGTGCTCCGGTACTTTTGTTAGCCCTTTTTCGCGGCAATCCACAACGCCGTCGGCGCATTTGCATTGGCTTGGGCAAGGAGGCTCTGTCACACATTCTCCACTGATTGAATGCTCTGCAAGACCTAAAATAAAtgcgaaaataaatataatggtcGCAGCCCTCCGTCTGGTTTGCATATTGTGAGCTACCTGAGGGGTGAGAGCTTGTTTAACAACTACCactctaaattttatgtaagagGGGTTGCATAAGAGTAGTAAGGGCTTTCCCCTAATTGgattgtttgaaattaaactgCTGGTTATTTTTCATTACCTGAACATTTAAAATCCTGGTCCTGTAAATCAATGATGTTTTGTCCCTTGAGGTGACTTGGTGAATAGCATTTGGTGAATTGAGCAAGTCTTTGAGAATGCCGCAAATATCTGGCGAGCCAAGAAAGCTGACAATCACAATGGAAGGGATTGTCGTTCAGCCTTAAAGTCCTCAACCTGAACATGTTGCTGAACATATCCTTGCTGAGCCATGTTAAG
Encoded here:
- the LOC109593953 gene encoding protein slit isoform X5, with the protein product MNRSAVCVLGLVLILVLSAASGDYLSFSSTLRCPRGCSCTMTTVDCSHRGFTQVPKNIPMDIERLDLQRNNITTINELDFQNLGKLRILQLTDNNIHTIEKEAFRDLVKLERMDLSRNQISVIGKKTFRGLQSIKNLQLDNNQITCIDDQALRGLKDLEIVMLNNNNLTWLSKDMFSNMFRLRTLRLNDNPFHCDCQLSWLARYLRHSQRLAQFTKCYSPSHLKGQNIIDLQDQDFKCSGLAEHSISGECVTEPPCPSQCKCADGVVDCREKGLTKVPEHLPDGTVELRLEQNEILEIPPKAFANNKRLRRIDLSNNKISKISSDAFIGLKALTSLVLYGNKIKDLPAGVFHDLTALQLLLLNANEISCIRKDTFKNLNNLSLLSLYDNNIQSLANGSFDSLQSIQTLHLARNPFICDCNLKWLAEYLHKNPIETSGARCDTPKRMQKRRLEALKDEKFKCQEEFRTRYAGDCLIDNACPSGCSCDGTIVDCSGRGLKEIPRDIPLYTTELLLHDNELGRIKSDGLFGRLPNLIKLDMRRNQITGIEENSFEGATQIVELLLSENKLYEIHNKMFLGLHNLKSLSLNNNAITCVMPGSFDHLTSLQTLNLIHNSFMCNCHLAWFSDWLKNKGLSGSSPKCFGPARVKDVLIRELPKNEFKCLNDNDQGCLGENYCPPMCSCTGTVVRCSRANLTEIPRGIPPETSELYLDFNDIDRIQADRISHLKSLTRLDLSNNHIGMLSNSTFSTLTKLSTLIISYNRLQCIQVESLSGLNALRILSLHGNQISMIPEGTFASLKSISHIALGANPLYCDCSLRWLSDWVKIDYVEPGIAHCAEPASMKDKSILSTPSNAFQCKEKVSNEILAKCDACYKVPCKNGGQCVSLAERDYMCKCAPGYHGKNCEFMIDACYGNPCRNQGACKVLEEGRFSCECQAGFTGLRCETNIDDCENNKCQNNATCVDLIDSYQCKCPAGYMGQFCETKIPFCTEQYNPCKNDATCVDHDTYYTCECLQGFKGENCSINIDDCENNMCQNGATCVDGVNDYKCQCAGDFTGKFCEITPSVAMMYPQTSPCQHHDCVHGVCFQPSGSNDYLCKCAPGYSGKRCEYLTSVSFIHNTSYVELEPLRTKPEANVTIVFATTQENGVLMYDGHQEHLAVELFNGRIRVSYDVGNYPVSTMYSFEMVADGQYHIAELIAIKKNFTLRVDRGLARSIINDGSKDFLRLNTPMYLGGIPPEPGQQAFSQWHLRNLTSFHGCMKEVWINHKQVDFGNAQTQQKVQPGCGIVEQDKDEDEQQEDEMDGMMIGEPASPPDPCLRNHCKHDSKCVPSRTTEYNYICKCKPGYRGKYCEQGEEESPTCRKEQVREYYSENGCRSRKPLKMAKCVGGCGSCCQARKSKRRKVRLICTDGTRYTKDIDIVRKCACTKKCY
- the LOC109593953 gene encoding protein slit isoform X2 translates to MNRSAVCVLGLVLILVLSAASGDYLSFSSTLRCPRGCSCTMTTVDCSHRGFTQVPKNIPMDIERLDLQRNNITTINELDFQNLGKLRILQLTDNNIHTIEKEAFRDLVKLERIRLNGNSIRHIPDNLFYSMPNLFRLDLSRNQISVIGKKTFRGLQSIKNLQLDNNQITCIDDQALRGLKDLEIVMLNNNNLTWLSKDMFSNMFRLRTLRLNDNPFHCDCQLSWLARYLRHSQRLAQFTKCYSPSHLKGQNIIDLQDQDFKCSGLAEHSISGECVTEPPCPSQCKCADGVVDCREKGLTKVPEHLPDGTVELRLEQNEILEIPPKAFANNKRLRRIDLSNNKISKISSDAFIGLKALTSLVLYGNKIKDLPAGVFHDLTALQLLLLNANEISCIRKDTFKNLNNLSLLSLYDNNIQSLANGSFDSLQSIQTLHLARNPFICDCNLKWLAEYLHKNPIETSGARCDTPKRMQKRRLEALKDEKFKCQEEFRTRYAGDCLIDNACPSGCSCDGTIVDCSGRGLKEIPRDIPLYTTELLLHDNELGRIKSDGLFGRLPNLIKLDMRRNQITGIEENSFEGATQIVELLLSENKLYEIHNKMFLGLHNLKSLSLNNNAITCVMPGSFDHLTSLQTLNLIHNSFMCNCHLAWFSDWLKNKGLSGSSPKCFGPARVKDVLIRELPKNEFKCLNDNDQGCLGENYCPPMCSCTGTVVRCSRANLTEIPRGIPPETSELYLDFNDIDRIQADRISHLKSLTRLDLSNNHIGMLSNSTFSTLTKLSTLIISYNRLQCIQVESLSGLNALRILSLHGNQISMIPEGTFASLKSISHIALGANPLYCDCSLRWLSDWVKIDYVEPGIAHCAEPASMKDKSILSTPSNAFQCKEKVSNEILAKCDACYKVPCKNGGQCVSLAERDYMCKCAPGYHGKNCEFMIDACYGNPCRNQGACKVLEEGRFSCECQAGFTGLRCETNIDDCENNKCQNNATCVDLIDSYQCKCPAGYMGQFCETKIPFCTEQYNPCKNDATCVDHDTYYTCECLQGFKGENCSINIDDCENNMCQNGATCVDGVNDYKCQCAGDFTGKFCEITPSVAMMYPQTSPCQHHDCVHGVCFQPSGSNDYLCKCAPGYSGKRCEYLTSVSFIHNTSYVELEPLRTKPEANVTIVFATTQENGVLMYDGHQEHLAVELFNGRIRVSYDVGNYPVSTMYSFEMVADGQYHIAELIAIKKNFTLRVDRGLARSIINDGSKDFLRLNTPMYLGGIPPEPGQQAFSQWHLRNLTSFHGCMKEVWINHKQVDFGNAQTQQKVQPGCGIVEQDKDEDEQQEDEMDGMMIGEPASPPDPCLRNHCKHDSKCVPSRTTEYNYICKCKPGYRGKYCEQGEEESPTCRKEQVREYYSENGCRSRKPLKMAKCVGGCGSCCQARKSKRRKVRLICTDGTRYTKDIDIVRKCACTKKCY
- the LOC109593953 gene encoding protein slit isoform X1, which encodes MNRSAVCVLGLVLILVLSAASGDYLSFSSTLRCPRGCSCTMTTVDCSHRGFTQVPKNIPMDIERLDLQRNNITTINELDFQNLGKLRILQLTDNNIHTIEKEAFRDLVKLERIRLNGNSIRHIPDNLFYSMPNLFRLDLSRNQISVIGKKTFRGLQSIKNLQLDNNQITCIDDQALRGLKDLEIVMLNNNNLTWLSKDMFSNMFRLRTLRLNDNPFHCDCQLSWLARYLRHSQRLAQFTKCYSPSHLKGQNIIDLQDQDFKCSGLAEHSISGECVTEPPCPSQCKCADGVVDCREKGLTKVPEHLPDGTVELRLEQNEILEIPPKAFANNKRLRRIDLSNNKISKISSDAFIGLKALTSLVLYGNKIKDLPAGVFHDLTALQLLLLNANEISCIRKDTFKNLNNLSLLSLYDNNIQSLANGSFDSLQSIQTLHLARNPFICDCNLKWLAEYLHKNPIETSGARCDTPKRMQKRRLEALKDEKFKCKGQEEFRTRYAGDCLIDNACPSGCSCDGTIVDCSGRGLKEIPRDIPLYTTELLLHDNELGRIKSDGLFGRLPNLIKLDMRRNQITGIEENSFEGATQIVELLLSENKLYEIHNKMFLGLHNLKSLSLNNNAITCVMPGSFDHLTSLQTLNLIHNSFMCNCHLAWFSDWLKNKGLSGSSPKCFGPARVKDVLIRELPKNEFKCLNDNDQGCLGENYCPPMCSCTGTVVRCSRANLTEIPRGIPPETSELYLDFNDIDRIQADRISHLKSLTRLDLSNNHIGMLSNSTFSTLTKLSTLIISYNRLQCIQVESLSGLNALRILSLHGNQISMIPEGTFASLKSISHIALGANPLYCDCSLRWLSDWVKIDYVEPGIAHCAEPASMKDKSILSTPSNAFQCKEKVSNEILAKCDACYKVPCKNGGQCVSLAERDYMCKCAPGYHGKNCEFMIDACYGNPCRNQGACKVLEEGRFSCECQAGFTGLRCETNIDDCENNKCQNNATCVDLIDSYQCKCPAGYMGQFCETKIPFCTEQYNPCKNDATCVDHDTYYTCECLQGFKGENCSINIDDCENNMCQNGATCVDGVNDYKCQCAGDFTGKFCEITPSVAMMYPQTSPCQHHDCVHGVCFQPSGSNDYLCKCAPGYSGKRCEYLTSVSFIHNTSYVELEPLRTKPEANVTIVFATTQENGVLMYDGHQEHLAVELFNGRIRVSYDVGNYPVSTMYSFEMVADGQYHIAELIAIKKNFTLRVDRGLARSIINDGSKDFLRLNTPMYLGGIPPEPGQQAFSQWHLRNLTSFHGCMKEVWINHKQVDFGNAQTQQKVQPGCGIVEQDKDEDEQQEDEMDGMMIGEPASPPDPCLRNHCKHDSKCVPSRTTEYNYICKCKPGYRGKYCEQGEEESPTCRKEQVREYYSENGCRSRKPLKMAKCVGGCGSCCQARKSKRRKVRLICTDGTRYTKDIDIVRKCACTKKCY
- the LOC109593953 gene encoding protein slit isoform X4 is translated as MNRSAVCVLGLVLILVLSAASGDYLSFSSTLRCPRGCSCTMTTVDCSHRGFTQVPKNIPMDIERLDLQRNNITTINELDFQNLGKLRILQLTDNNIHTIEKEAFRDLVKLERMDLSRNQISVIGKKTFRGLQSIKNLQLDNNQITCIDDQALRGLKDLEIVMLNNNNLTWLSKDMFSNMFRLRTLRLNDNPFHCDCQLSWLARYLRHSQRLAQFTKCYSPSHLKGQNIIDLQDQDFKCSGLAEHSISGECVTEPPCPSQCKCADGVVDCREKGLTKVPEHLPDGTVELRLEQNEILEIPPKAFANNKRLRRIDLSNNKISKISSDAFIGLKALTSLVLYGNKIKDLPAGVFHDLTALQLLLLNANEISCIRKDTFKNLNNLSLLSLYDNNIQSLANGSFDSLQSIQTLHLARNPFICDCNLKWLAEYLHKNPIETSGARCDTPKRMQKRRLEALKDEKFKCKGQEEFRTRYAGDCLIDNACPSGCSCDGTIVDCSGRGLKEIPRDIPLYTTELLLHDNELGRIKSDGLFGRLPNLIKLDMRRNQITGIEENSFEGATQIVELLLSENKLYEIHNKMFLGLHNLKSLSLNNNAITCVMPGSFDHLTSLQTLNLIHNSFMCNCHLAWFSDWLKNKGLSGSSPKCFGPARVKDVLIRELPKNEFKCLNDNDQGCLGENYCPPMCSCTGTVVRCSRANLTEIPRGIPPETSELYLDFNDIDRIQADRISHLKSLTRLDLSNNHIGMLSNSTFSTLTKLSTLIISYNRLQCIQVESLSGLNALRILSLHGNQISMIPEGTFASLKSISHIALGANPLYCDCSLRWLSDWVKIDYVEPGIAHCAEPASMKDKSILSTPSNAFQCKEKVSNEILAKCDACYKVPCKNGGQCVSLAERDYMCKCAPGYHGKNCEFMIDACYGNPCRNQGACKVLEEGRFSCECQAGFTGLRCETNIDDCENNKCQNNATCVDLIDSYQCKCPAGYMGQFCETKIPFCTEQYNPCKNDATCVDHDTYYTCECLQGFKGENCSINIDDCENNMCQNGATCVDGVNDYKCQCAGDFTGKFCEITPSVAMMYPQTSPCQHHDCVHGVCFQPSGSNDYLCKCAPGYSGKRCEYLTSVSFIHNTSYVELEPLRTKPEANVTIVFATTQENGVLMYDGHQEHLAVELFNGRIRVSYDVGNYPVSTMYSFEMVADGQYHIAELIAIKKNFTLRVDRGLARSIINDGSKDFLRLNTPMYLGGIPPEPGQQAFSQWHLRNLTSFHGCMKEVWINHKQVDFGNAQTQQKVQPGCGIVEQDKDEDEQQEDEMDGMMIGEPASPPDPCLRNHCKHDSKCVPSRTTEYNYICKCKPGYRGKYCEQGEEESPTCRKEQVREYYSENGCRSRKPLKMAKCVGGCGSCCQARKSKRRKVRLICTDGTRYTKDIDIVRKCACTKKCY
- the LOC109593953 gene encoding protein slit isoform X6; this translates as MNRSAVCVLGLVLILVLSAASGDYLSFSSTLRCPRGCSCTMTTVDCSHRGFTQVPKNIPMDIERLDLQRNNITTINELDFQNLGKLRILQLTDNNIHTIEKEAFRDLVKLERMDLSRNQISVIGKKTFRGLQSIKNLQLDNNQITCIDDQALRGLKDLEIVMLNNNNLTWLSKDMFSNMFRLRTLRLNDNPFHCDCQLSWLARYLRHSQRLAQFTKCYSPSHLKGQNIIDLQDQDFKCSGLAEHSISGECVTEPPCPSQCKCADGVVDCREKGLTKVPEHLPDGTVELRLEQNEILEIPPKAFANNKRLRRIDLSNNKISKISSDAFIGLKALTSLVLYGNKIKDLPAGVFHDLTALQLLLLNANEISCIRKDTFKNLNNLSLLSLYDNNIQSLANGSFDSLQSIQTLHLARNPFICDCNLKWLAEYLHKNPIETSGARCDTPKRMQKRRLEALKDEKFKCQEEFRTRYAGDCLIDNACPSGCSCDGTIVDCSGRGLKEIPRDIPLYTTELLLHDNELGRIKSDGLFGRLPNLIKLDMRRNQITGIEENSFEGATQIVELLLSENKLYEIHNKMFLGLHNLKSLSLNNNAITCVMPGSFDHLTSLQTLNLIHNSFMCNCHLAWFSDWLKNKGLSGSSPKCFGPARVKDVLIRELPKNEFKCLNDNDQGCLGENYCPPMCSCTGTVVRCSRANLTEIPRGIPPETSELYLDFNDIDRIQADRISHLKSLTRLDLSNNHIGMLSNSTFSTLTKLSTLIISYNRLQCIQVESLSGLNALRILSLHGNQISMIPEGTFASLKSISHIALGANPLYCDCSLRWLSDWVKIDYVEPGIAHCAEPASMKDKSILSTPSNAFQCKEKVSNEILAKCDACYKVPCKNGGQCVSLAERDYMCKCAPGYHGKNCEFMIDACYGNPCRNQGACKVLEEGRFSCECQAGFTGLRCETNIDDCENNKCQNNATCVDLIDSYQCKCPAGYMGQFCETKIPFCTEQYNPCKNDATCVDHDTYYTCECLQGFKGENCSINIDDCENNMCQNGATCVDGVNDYKCQCAGDFTGKFCEITPSVAMMYPQTSPCQHHDCVHGVCFQPSGSNDYLCKCAPGYSGKRCEYLTSVSFIHNTSYVELEPLRTKPEANVTIVFATTQENGVLMYDGHQEHLAVELFNGRIRVSYDVGNYPVSTMYSFEMVADGQYHIAELIAIKKNFTLRVDRGLARSIINDGSKDFLRLNTPMYLGGIPPEPGQQAFSQWHLRNLTSFHGCMKEVWINHKQVDFGNAQTQQKVQPGCGIVEQDKDEDEQQEDEMDGMMIGEPASPPDPCLRNHCKHDSKCVPSRTTEYNYICKCKPGYRGKYCEQAPTCRKEQVREYYSENGCRSRKPLKMAKCVGGCGSCCQARKSKRRKVRLICTDGTRYTKDIDIVRKCACTKKCY
- the LOC109593953 gene encoding protein slit isoform X3; the encoded protein is MNRSAVCVLGLVLILVLSAASGDYLSFSSTLRCPRGCSCTMTTVDCSHRGFTQVPKNIPMDIERLDLQRNNITTINELDFQNLGKLRILQLTDNNIHTIEKEAFRDLVKLERIRLNGNSIRHIPDNLFYSMPNLFRLDLSRNQISVIGKKTFRGLQSIKNLQLDNNQITCIDDQALRGLKDLEIVMLNNNNLTWLSKDMFSNMFRLRTLRLNDNPFHCDCQLSWLARYLRHSQRLAQFTKCYSPSHLKGQNIIDLQDQDFKCSGLAEHSISGECVTEPPCPSQCKCADGVVDCREKGLTKVPEHLPDGTVELRLEQNEILEIPPKAFANNKRLRRIDLSNNKISKISSDAFIGLKALTSLVLYGNKIKDLPAGVFHDLTALQLLLLNANEISCIRKDTFKNLNNLSLLSLYDNNIQSLANGSFDSLQSIQTLHLARNPFICDCNLKWLAEYLHKNPIETSGARCDTPKRMQKRRLEALKDEKFKCKGQEEFRTRYAGDCLIDNACPSGCSCDGTIVDCSGRGLKEIPRDIPLYTTELLLHDNELGRIKSDGLFGRLPNLIKLDMRRNQITGIEENSFEGATQIVELLLSENKLYEIHNKMFLGLHNLKSLSLNNNAITCVMPGSFDHLTSLQTLNLIHNSFMCNCHLAWFSDWLKNKGLSGSSPKCFGPARVKDVLIRELPKNEFKCLNDNDQGCLGENYCPPMCSCTGTVVRCSRANLTEIPRGIPPETSELYLDFNDIDRIQADRISHLKSLTRLDLSNNHIGMLSNSTFSTLTKLSTLIISYNRLQCIQVESLSGLNALRILSLHGNQISMIPEGTFASLKSISHIALGANPLYCDCSLRWLSDWVKIDYVEPGIAHCAEPASMKDKSILSTPSNAFQCKEKVSNEILAKCDACYKVPCKNGGQCVSLAERDYMCKCAPGYHGKNCEFMIDACYGNPCRNQGACKVLEEGRFSCECQAGFTGLRCETNIDDCENNKCQNNATCVDLIDSYQCKCPAGYMGQFCETKIPFCTEQYNPCKNDATCVDHDTYYTCECLQGFKGENCSINIDDCENNMCQNGATCVDGVNDYKCQCAGDFTGKFCEITPSVAMMYPQTSPCQHHDCVHGVCFQPSGSNDYLCKCAPGYSGKRCEYLTSVSFIHNTSYVELEPLRTKPEANVTIVFATTQENGVLMYDGHQEHLAVELFNGRIRVSYDVGNYPVSTMYSFEMVADGQYHIAELIAIKKNFTLRVDRGLARSIINDGSKDFLRLNTPMYLGGIPPEPGQQAFSQWHLRNLTSFHGCMKEVWINHKQVDFGNAQTQQKVQPGCGIVEQDKDEDEQQEDEMDGMMIGEPASPPDPCLRNHCKHDSKCVPSRTTEYNYICKCKPGYRGKYCEQAPTCRKEQVREYYSENGCRSRKPLKMAKCVGGCGSCCQARKSKRRKVRLICTDGTRYTKDIDIVRKCACTKKCY